Proteins from a genomic interval of Capsicum annuum cultivar UCD-10X-F1 chromosome 4, UCD10Xv1.1, whole genome shotgun sequence:
- the LOC107868166 gene encoding uncharacterized protein LOC107868166, with product MSSSSTKLVFPASTIANPKTTKWQFTWEAQSHTSILRLILFNPNLKPRCVGISVNLFMEQSLLTVEVETGTLLRVRVPRVLIDPEVPVNCRTFDDHIEVKVSLLLPVDHPLVLDLDLHEPEGENSGSDNFFPFSVNNEIKKLSTKEEVHFYCGNCSTKLTKGIRLFNEMPSVDWQDVADNWFGTCCCSFGGISEKLVMQFAKSYSCIAGVCLITGASVIICKEDLIGCEFPEPKGYQTYDSQMNSAKVTSLTPRPEEENVGVKPRNEVSEMVIDDDSSTCIPSNWKNEDKMKSLVGSSFEVCQIRSHDNGCCTNTLSERFPKEKENEMNTELLEKQKIFLKGCLGDAFMLRHSNLSKDVKWIEFLCPKCSSLIGSYPCSSDNAPLDDGVRLYKFNISTCLPVRGLNDLFREYTLERMFSRQLLEAAQDELTFRTVVRDIHTKSPLSQIVLLNPNTWCYNGYCSHNIEPVAKINMYPIVKLLFSANINDMELEPRDVEEWVTKNQADEVFMLPSQVKELITNLEMANTMLPPSHMLMQGFYMSSLKR from the exons ATGTCGTCTTCTTCAACTAAACTCGTCTTTCCCGCCTCTACTATTGCAAACCCTAAAACCACCAAATGGCAATTCACATGGGAAGCTCAATCACACACTTCAATTCTCCGATTAATACTTTTCAATCCAAACTTGAAACCTCGATGTGTCGGCATATCAGTCAACTTATTTATGGAGCAATCTCTTCTCACTGTCGAAGTAGAAACCGGGACTTTACTTCGAGTCCGGGTTCCTAGGGTTTTAATTGACCCAGAAGTGCCGGTTAATTGTAGAACATTTGATGATCATATTGAAGTTaaagtttctcttcttcttcctgtTGATCATCCACTTGTTTTGGACTTGGATTTACATGAACCGGAGGGGGAAAATTCAGGGtcagataatttttttccattttcggTGAATAATG AAATAAAGAAGTTATCTACTAAAGAGGAAGTTCATTTTTACTGCGGAAATTGCTCGACTAAGTTAACCAAGGGTATCAG ATTATTTAATGAGATGCCATCAGTCGACTGGCAAGATGTTGCAGACAATTGGTTTGGGACATGTTGTTGCTCGTTTGGTGGTATAAGTGAAAAGCTGGTCATGCAATTTGCAAAATCATATTCTTGTATAGCTGGTGTTTGCCTTATAACTGGTGCatctgttattatatgcaaagaGGACCTCATCGGCTGTGAATTTCCTGAGCCGAAAGGGTACCAAACTTATGATTCTCAGATGAATTCAGCCAAGGTGACTTCTTTAACCCCTCGTCCTGAGGAAGAAAATGTTGGGGTGAAACCAAGAAATGAAGTTTCTGAAATGGTGATAGATGACGATAGTTCAACATGCATACCTTCAAATTGGAAGAATGAAGACAAAATGAAGTCATTGGTTGGAAGTTCTTTCGAGGTCTGTCAGATTAGAAGTCACGATAACGGCTGTTGTACTAATACTCTTAGTGAAAGATTTCCAAAggagaaagaaaatgaaatgaatactGAACTCTTAGAGAAGCagaaaatatttcttaaaggCTGCCTTGGGGATGCTTTTATGTTGAGACATTCCAATCTTTCCAAAGATGTCAAGTGGATTGAATTTCTATGTCCTAAATGTTCATCTCTTATTGGATCATATCCTTGCTCCAGTGATAATGCACCATTGGATGATGGAGTTCGACTATACAAATTTAACATATCTACCTGTTTGCCTGTCCGTGGATTGAATGATCTATTTAG GGAGTATACTTTGGAAAGGATGTTCTCACGTCAATTGCTTGAAGCTGCACAAGATGAACTAACATTTCGGACTGTTGTCAGAGATATACACACCAAAAGTCCACTTTCACAAATTGTTCTCCTAAACCCAAACACATGGTGCTACAATGGGTATTGCTCGCATAACATAGAACCAGTTGCCAAGATTAATATGTACCCCATTGTCAAGCTATTATTCTCTGCAAACATCAACGACATGGAACTTGAACCAAG GGACGTAGAAGAATGGGTGACTAAAAACCAAGCTGATGAAGTTTTCATGTTGCCATCTCAAGTGAAGGAACTAATTACAAATTTGGAGATGGCAAATACTATGTTGCCACCTTCACATATGCTTATGCAAGGTTTCTATATGTCATCCTTGAAGAGATAA